In Achromobacter spanius, the following proteins share a genomic window:
- the cyoE gene encoding heme o synthase: MTSLAAPPSGLLRQYFVLTKPRVTQLAVFCAVIGMFLAVPGVPDMRRVLFGTIGIWLLAAAAFAINCLIEQEVDARMLRTARRATARGTISAFQVLSLSGLLGGAGMFVLYTLVNPLTMWLTFATFVGYAVIYTVILKPRTPQNIVIGGLSGAMPPALGWAAVADSVPAEAWVLVLIIFIWTPPHFWALALYRNHDYAKAGLPMLPVTHGNQFTRLHILLYSVALVATTLLPYAIRMSGALYLLSALVLGGMFVSYAWRLYRAYSDELARSMFRFSILYLALLFGALLVDHWVALLR, from the coding sequence ATGACCAGTCTTGCCGCTCCTCCCTCCGGATTGCTCCGCCAATACTTCGTACTCACCAAGCCGCGCGTCACGCAGTTGGCGGTGTTTTGCGCGGTCATCGGCATGTTTCTCGCCGTTCCGGGTGTACCCGATATGCGCCGCGTGCTGTTTGGCACCATCGGCATCTGGCTGCTTGCCGCGGCCGCCTTCGCCATCAACTGCCTGATCGAACAGGAAGTGGATGCGCGCATGCTGCGCACGGCGCGGCGCGCCACCGCCCGAGGCACCATTTCCGCCTTCCAGGTGCTGAGCCTGTCGGGCCTGTTGGGCGGCGCGGGCATGTTCGTGCTGTACACGCTGGTGAACCCGCTGACCATGTGGCTGACCTTCGCCACGTTTGTGGGCTACGCCGTTATCTATACCGTCATCCTCAAGCCGCGCACGCCGCAGAACATCGTGATCGGCGGCTTGTCGGGCGCGATGCCGCCCGCGCTGGGCTGGGCCGCCGTGGCGGATTCCGTGCCCGCCGAGGCCTGGGTGCTGGTGCTGATCATCTTCATCTGGACCCCGCCGCACTTCTGGGCGCTGGCGCTGTACCGCAACCATGACTACGCCAAGGCCGGCCTGCCCATGCTGCCGGTCACACACGGCAACCAGTTCACGCGCCTGCACATCCTGCTCTATAGCGTGGCGCTGGTGGCCACGACGCTGTTGCCCTACGCCATCCGCATGAGCGGCGCGCTGTATCTGTTGTCGGCATTGGTGCTGGGCGGCATGTTCGTGTCCTATGCCTGGCGCCTGTACCGTGCCTATAGCGACGAACTGGCGCGCAGCATGTTCCGCTTTTCCATTCTCTACCTGGCGTTGCTGTTCGGCGCCCTGCTGGTGGACCACTGGGTCGCCCTGCTGCGCTGA
- a CDS encoding COX15/CtaA family protein, translating to MERIKARYRKLVFFTWFLTLDLIMFGAFVRLTDSGLGCPDWPGCYGSVTPLGAQGDIHQASQAMPFGPVTMSKAWIEMIHRYVGTILGMLIIGIVYMAWRYRRELGRSPALAVTTLVAVCVQGAFGAWTVTHKLMPAVVTAHLVFGLSVLALMTWLSARERPHLAIAAAAARWKPWVAVGFGLLLVQVTLGGWVSTNYAALACMDFPMCHGQWLPDMDFHGGYSVIRGLGELPSGEMISQPALTAIHWVHRNFAFVVFLYLGTLAWRLRAEPGLRGPATLMLALLAAQLFTGLTTIFFQWPLLIAVLHNGGAAGLTLAAVVLMVRLSTAGSAPTGGCGPNSVRV from the coding sequence ATGGAACGCATCAAAGCGCGTTATCGCAAGCTCGTTTTCTTCACCTGGTTCCTGACGCTGGACCTGATCATGTTCGGCGCCTTCGTGCGCCTGACGGATTCCGGCCTGGGTTGCCCGGATTGGCCCGGCTGCTACGGCAGCGTGACGCCGCTGGGCGCGCAGGGCGACATCCATCAAGCGTCGCAGGCCATGCCGTTCGGGCCCGTGACGATGTCCAAGGCCTGGATCGAAATGATCCATCGCTACGTCGGCACCATCCTGGGCATGCTCATCATCGGCATCGTCTACATGGCATGGCGCTATCGCCGCGAACTGGGCCGCTCGCCCGCGCTGGCCGTGACGACGCTCGTCGCCGTGTGCGTGCAAGGCGCCTTCGGCGCGTGGACCGTCACGCACAAGCTGATGCCCGCCGTGGTGACGGCCCACCTGGTGTTCGGACTGTCGGTGCTGGCGCTGATGACGTGGCTATCGGCCCGCGAACGTCCGCACCTGGCGATTGCCGCCGCGGCGGCGCGCTGGAAGCCCTGGGTGGCGGTGGGCTTTGGCCTGCTGCTGGTGCAGGTGACGCTGGGCGGCTGGGTCAGTACCAACTACGCCGCGCTGGCCTGCATGGACTTTCCCATGTGCCACGGGCAGTGGTTGCCTGATATGGACTTTCACGGCGGCTATTCGGTGATCCGTGGCCTGGGTGAACTGCCATCGGGCGAAATGATCTCGCAGCCCGCGCTGACCGCCATCCACTGGGTACATCGTAATTTTGCCTTTGTCGTATTCCTGTACCTGGGGACCTTGGCCTGGCGGCTGCGGGCCGAACCGGGCTTGCGCGGCCCGGCAACGTTGATGCTGGCCCTGCTGGCCGCGCAACTTTTCACCGGTCTGACGACCATCTTCTTCCAGTGGCCGCTCTTGATTGCGGTGCTGCACAATGGGGGCGCCGCCGGCCTGACCTTGGCCGCCGTGGTGCTGATGGTGCGTTTATCCACGGCGGGAAGCGCGCCGACCGGGGGCTGTGGCCCCAATTCGGTGCGCGTTTAA
- a CDS encoding SCO family protein has product MVLVFLCSLAPIVAAFVVYMNPQWWPAESTNYGTLVSPQRPMPAANDLKLTTLDGKPFDLQSLKGKWLLVAADGAECPESCARKLYITRNTHASQGKNVDRLARVWFITDDAPVPQKVLEAYQGTVMLRVNPDQLAHYLLARDSAAGQPGLQDPIWVIDPLGNLMMQYPAQADGVKVRKDISKLVYNSRIG; this is encoded by the coding sequence ATGGTGCTGGTGTTCCTGTGTTCGCTGGCGCCCATCGTGGCCGCCTTCGTGGTGTACATGAACCCGCAATGGTGGCCGGCGGAATCCACCAACTATGGCACGCTGGTGTCGCCGCAGCGGCCCATGCCCGCCGCCAACGACCTGAAGCTGACGACCTTGGACGGCAAGCCGTTCGACCTGCAAAGCTTGAAGGGCAAGTGGTTGCTGGTGGCGGCCGATGGCGCGGAATGTCCGGAAAGCTGCGCTCGCAAGCTCTACATTACGCGCAACACGCACGCCAGCCAGGGCAAGAACGTGGACCGCCTGGCCCGCGTCTGGTTCATTACCGACGACGCGCCGGTGCCGCAGAAAGTGCTGGAGGCCTATCAAGGCACGGTCATGCTGCGGGTGAACCCGGACCAGCTTGCGCACTACCTGCTGGCCCGCGACTCCGCCGCCGGGCAGCCGGGCTTGCAGGACCCGATCTGGGTGATCGACCCGCTGGGCAACCTGATGATGCAGTACCCTGCCCAGGCGGATGGCGTGAAGGTGCGCAAGGACATCAGCAAGCTGGTCTATAACTCGCGCATTGGTTAA
- a CDS encoding SURF1 family protein translates to MARPHSTRYTVTALLLLGIAVVILVSLGQWQLRRSDERRAILDAIEAGRKQAPVMLTPATSSDDLTPWRVAQATGVWQPQFSVLLDNRNHEGRPGYWLATPLLLDGSSRQAVLVLRGWLPRVMPGQGAPALPATPQGPQTITGEMADRVPRLFELWSLGGQDQSALPAALPASGGKVPQVQNLPLDAYARATGLNLLPVVLTQTGPTSKSGQTNETGQNSQNSPDVQNSQSAQSSQNAQHSQNSPYNQADGDGLVRDWPQPSVDFQKNTSYAVQWFAFGLIAAIAWLVVLGGAIKRMRQRAGQGPRA, encoded by the coding sequence ATGGCCCGACCGCATTCAACACGCTACACGGTAACCGCCCTACTTCTGCTTGGCATCGCCGTGGTGATTCTGGTGTCGCTTGGGCAGTGGCAGTTGCGTCGCAGCGATGAGCGACGCGCCATTCTGGACGCGATCGAAGCGGGCCGCAAGCAAGCGCCTGTGATGCTGACACCCGCAACGTCCTCCGACGACTTGACGCCTTGGCGCGTGGCTCAGGCTACGGGCGTGTGGCAACCGCAATTCAGTGTACTGCTGGACAACCGCAACCACGAAGGGCGTCCCGGCTACTGGCTGGCTACGCCGCTGTTGCTGGATGGGTCTTCTCGTCAGGCCGTACTGGTGCTGCGCGGCTGGCTGCCCCGGGTCATGCCCGGCCAGGGCGCCCCCGCGTTGCCGGCCACGCCGCAAGGCCCGCAGACCATTACCGGCGAGATGGCCGACCGTGTGCCGCGCCTGTTTGAATTGTGGTCGCTGGGCGGGCAGGATCAATCGGCCCTGCCAGCCGCGCTGCCTGCCTCGGGCGGCAAGGTGCCGCAGGTTCAAAACTTGCCGCTGGACGCTTATGCTCGCGCGACGGGGCTGAACCTGCTGCCCGTCGTGTTGACCCAGACCGGCCCCACCAGCAAGAGTGGCCAGACCAACGAGACCGGTCAGAACAGCCAGAATAGCCCCGACGTTCAGAACAGCCAGAGCGCTCAGAGCAGCCAGAACGCTCAGCACAGCCAGAACTCTCCGTATAACCAGGCCGACGGCGACGGTCTGGTGCGCGACTGGCCCCAGCCGTCCGTTGATTTTCAAAAGAATACGTCTTACGCGGTCCAGTGGTTCGCGTTCGGCTTGATTGCCGCCATCGCATGGCTGGTGGTGCTGGGGGGCGCCATCAAGCGCATGCGCCAGCGCGCGGGACAAGGCCCCAGGGCCTGA
- a CDS encoding twin transmembrane helix small protein, with product MRVFVVLAFIGILASLASALVYLMRDKGSTNRTVNALTVRIGLSVALFLFVLFAHHMGWIESTGLR from the coding sequence ATGCGCGTTTTCGTCGTACTGGCCTTCATCGGAATCCTGGCCAGTCTGGCATCCGCCCTGGTCTATCTGATGCGGGACAAAGGGTCCACCAACCGCACCGTCAATGCGCTGACGGTACGCATCGGGCTGTCGGTCGCCCTGTTCCTGTTCGTGCTGTTCGCCCATCACATGGGCTGGATCGAAAGCACGGGTCTACGGTGA
- a CDS encoding cytochrome c oxidase subunit 3, protein MSASHSVQGKEAPYYFVPADSGHPVRTAVALLFMGLGAAAWINGVGWAKWSVLAGFIGLIVVLYYWFGDAIQESEAGLNSKRIDGSYRWGMSWFIFSEVMFFAAFFGALWYTRTITTPWLGDIDHRLMLWPDFKAAWPNFGPAGVVEEFQTVGPFWLPTINTALLLSSGVTLTIAHHALRENHRGKTMFWLAATVILGFIFVACQAAEYHHAYTELNLKFNSGAYGSLFYMLTGFHGFHVILGATMLTVILVRLMRGHFTADHHFGFEGAAWYWHFVDVVWLGLYLFVYWF, encoded by the coding sequence ATGAGTGCAAGCCACTCGGTTCAAGGTAAAGAGGCACCGTACTACTTTGTGCCCGCCGACTCGGGTCATCCCGTACGCACGGCGGTGGCGCTGCTGTTCATGGGGCTGGGCGCCGCGGCCTGGATCAACGGGGTCGGCTGGGCCAAGTGGTCTGTCCTGGCGGGGTTCATCGGCCTGATCGTGGTGCTGTATTACTGGTTCGGCGACGCCATCCAGGAATCCGAAGCCGGCCTGAACAGCAAGCGCATCGACGGGTCATACCGTTGGGGCATGAGCTGGTTCATCTTCTCGGAAGTGATGTTCTTCGCGGCGTTCTTTGGCGCCCTTTGGTACACGCGCACGATCACCACGCCATGGCTGGGCGACATCGATCACCGCCTGATGCTGTGGCCCGATTTCAAGGCCGCGTGGCCCAACTTCGGACCGGCCGGCGTGGTCGAGGAATTCCAGACGGTCGGCCCGTTCTGGCTGCCCACGATCAACACCGCGCTGCTGCTGTCCTCGGGCGTCACGCTGACCATCGCCCACCATGCGCTGCGCGAAAATCATCGCGGCAAGACGATGTTCTGGCTGGCCGCCACGGTCATCCTGGGCTTCATCTTCGTGGCCTGTCAGGCCGCGGAATACCACCACGCCTATACCGAACTGAACCTGAAGTTCAATTCGGGCGCGTACGGTTCGCTGTTCTACATGCTGACCGGGTTCCACGGGTTCCACGTGATCCTGGGCGCCACGATGTTGACGGTGATCCTGGTGCGCCTGATGCGGGGGCACTTTACCGCCGACCATCACTTTGGATTTGAAGGCGCGGCCTGGTATTGGCACTTTGTGGACGTGGTGTGGCTGGGGCTGTATTTGTTTGTGTATTGGTTCTGA
- a CDS encoding DUF2970 domain-containing protein yields the protein MSDDLHETSRRKLSFLQTMKAVAWGFFGVRKGAGHQEDIAKLNPVHVIVAGLLAAAIFVTVLVLIVRWAVSSLT from the coding sequence ATGAGCGACGATCTGCACGAGACCTCCCGGCGCAAGCTGAGTTTCCTTCAGACCATGAAGGCGGTGGCTTGGGGGTTCTTCGGTGTGCGCAAGGGCGCGGGCCATCAGGAAGACATCGCCAAGCTGAACCCGGTGCACGTGATTGTGGCGGGGCTGCTGGCGGCGGCAATCTTCGTAACTGTGCTGGTTTTAATTGTGCGTTGGGCCGTTTCCAGCCTGACTTGA
- a CDS encoding cytochrome oxidase small assembly protein: MTPEQRRRNKIAGWVLVAFVIAVFGWTVFRGSALLTGNAVN, from the coding sequence ATGACACCCGAGCAGCGCCGCCGTAACAAGATTGCAGGATGGGTCCTCGTGGCCTTCGTCATTGCCGTGTTTGGCTGGACCGTGTTTCGCGGTTCAGCCCTGCTGACCGGCAACGCGGTCAACTAG
- the ctaD gene encoding cytochrome c oxidase subunit I — translation MSSVTVDHVSPGHGHGHDDHHHAMPSGWRRWLFATNHKDIGTMYLIFSFAMLLEGGTLALLLRTELFEPGLQFFRPELFNQFTTMHGIIMVFGAIMPAFVGFANWMIPMQIGASDMAFARMNNFSFWLLPVAAIMLTASFFVPGGATAAGWTLYAPLSLQMGPGMDLGIFAMHLMGASSIMGAINIIVTILNMRAPGLTLMKMPLFCWTWLITAFLLLAVMPVLAAAITMVLTDRHFGTGFFNAAAGGDPVLYQHVFWFFGHPEVYIMILPAFGIVSAIVPAFARKKLFGYASMVYATASIAVLSFIVWAHHMFTTGMPVTGQLYFMYATMLISIPTGVKVFNWVATMWRGSMTFETPMLFSIGFIFVFTMGGFTGLILSVAPIDIQVHDTYYVVAHFHYVLVAGSLFALFAGAYYWVPKWTGRMYSEKLGKLHFWFTLISFNVTFFPMHFLGLAGMPRRYADYAAQFTTFHQMATIGAFWFGLSQLIFLWAIVRCYMGKGEPAAAKPWEGAEGLEWTVPSPAPFHTFETPPEVK, via the coding sequence ATGAGCAGCGTCACTGTAGACCACGTGTCGCCGGGCCACGGCCACGGTCACGATGACCACCACCACGCCATGCCCTCGGGCTGGCGCCGCTGGCTTTTCGCCACGAACCATAAAGACATCGGGACGATGTATCTCATCTTCTCGTTTGCCATGTTGCTGGAAGGCGGCACGCTTGCCTTGCTGCTGCGTACCGAATTGTTCGAGCCGGGCCTGCAATTCTTCCGCCCCGAACTGTTCAACCAGTTCACCACCATGCACGGCATCATCATGGTGTTCGGCGCCATCATGCCGGCCTTCGTGGGCTTTGCGAACTGGATGATCCCGATGCAGATCGGCGCATCCGACATGGCGTTCGCGCGCATGAACAACTTCAGCTTCTGGCTGCTGCCGGTGGCCGCGATCATGCTGACGGCATCGTTCTTCGTACCGGGCGGCGCCACCGCCGCGGGCTGGACGCTGTATGCGCCGCTGTCCTTGCAGATGGGTCCGGGCATGGACCTGGGCATTTTCGCGATGCACTTGATGGGCGCGTCCTCGATCATGGGCGCAATCAACATCATCGTGACCATCCTGAACATGCGCGCGCCCGGCCTCACGCTGATGAAGATGCCGCTGTTCTGCTGGACCTGGCTGATCACCGCGTTCCTGCTGCTGGCCGTGATGCCGGTGCTGGCCGCCGCCATCACCATGGTGCTGACCGACCGCCACTTCGGCACGGGCTTCTTCAACGCCGCCGCCGGCGGCGACCCTGTGCTGTATCAGCACGTGTTCTGGTTCTTCGGGCATCCCGAGGTCTACATCATGATCTTGCCGGCGTTCGGTATCGTGTCGGCCATCGTGCCCGCGTTCGCCCGCAAGAAGCTGTTCGGCTACGCCTCGATGGTGTACGCCACAGCCTCCATTGCCGTGCTGTCGTTCATTGTGTGGGCCCACCACATGTTCACGACGGGCATGCCGGTGACCGGGCAGCTCTACTTCATGTACGCCACCATGCTCATCTCCATCCCGACCGGGGTGAAGGTGTTCAACTGGGTCGCCACCATGTGGCGCGGCTCGATGACGTTCGAAACGCCGATGCTGTTCTCGATCGGCTTCATCTTCGTGTTCACGATGGGCGGCTTCACCGGCCTGATCCTGTCGGTGGCGCCCATTGACATCCAGGTGCACGACACCTATTACGTGGTGGCGCACTTCCACTACGTGCTGGTGGCGGGTTCCCTGTTCGCGCTGTTCGCGGGCGCTTACTACTGGGTGCCGAAGTGGACGGGCCGCATGTACAGCGAAAAGCTGGGCAAGCTGCACTTCTGGTTCACGCTGATTTCGTTCAACGTCACCTTCTTCCCCATGCACTTCCTGGGGCTGGCCGGCATGCCGCGCCGCTACGCCGATTACGCCGCGCAGTTCACGACGTTCCACCAGATGGCCACCATTGGCGCGTTCTGGTTCGGCTTGTCGCAACTGATCTTCCTGTGGGCGATCGTGCGCTGCTACATGGGCAAGGGCGAACCGGCGGCCGCCAAGCCGTGGGAAGGCGCCGAAGGGCTGGAATGGACGGTGCCGTCGCCCGCGCCGTTCCACACCTTCGAAACGCCGCCCGAAGTCAAATAA
- the coxB gene encoding cytochrome c oxidase subunit II, with translation MKKWRGILGACAMLIGSVAGAQVQDMPGGPKVNQLNLHEGVTAISRDIMWLHWLLLTICIVIFIGVFGVMFYSIWAHRKSRGHKAATFHEHLGVEVAWTVIPFIIVIAMALPATKTVVAMKDTSSADLTIKVTGYQWKWGYEYLDGSAAGVKFLSTLSTPRAQIENREPKGEFYLMEVDNHMVVPVDKKVRVVLTAADVIHSWMIPDFGVKQDAIPGFLRDAWFRADTPGIYRGQCAELCGKDHAFMPIVVEVLAQADYDKWVEDQKKKMAANADDPNKEWTEAELVARGEKVFAANCVACHQANGKGIPGSFPPLDGDKVVLGPQAAQINTVLKGKPGTAMAAFGGQLNDVEIAAVISYTRHAWSNAGKGQDPTVLPKDVAAAR, from the coding sequence ATGAAGAAGTGGAGAGGGATACTGGGGGCTTGTGCGATGCTGATTGGCAGCGTGGCCGGTGCTCAGGTGCAAGACATGCCCGGCGGCCCGAAGGTCAATCAGCTCAACCTGCATGAAGGTGTGACCGCGATTTCGCGCGACATCATGTGGCTGCACTGGCTGTTGCTCACGATCTGTATCGTGATCTTCATCGGTGTGTTCGGGGTGATGTTCTATTCCATCTGGGCGCACCGGAAATCCCGCGGGCACAAGGCCGCGACGTTCCATGAGCATCTGGGCGTGGAAGTGGCCTGGACGGTCATCCCCTTCATCATCGTCATCGCGATGGCGTTGCCGGCCACCAAGACGGTCGTGGCCATGAAGGACACCTCAAGCGCCGACCTCACCATCAAGGTCACCGGCTATCAATGGAAGTGGGGCTACGAGTACCTCGACGGCTCCGCCGCCGGCGTCAAGTTCCTGTCCACGCTGTCCACGCCTCGCGCGCAGATCGAGAACCGCGAGCCCAAGGGCGAGTTCTATCTGATGGAAGTGGACAACCACATGGTTGTGCCGGTGGACAAAAAGGTCCGCGTCGTGCTGACCGCGGCCGATGTCATCCACTCGTGGATGATTCCCGACTTCGGCGTCAAGCAGGATGCCATCCCCGGCTTCCTGCGCGATGCCTGGTTCCGTGCCGACACCCCGGGCATCTACCGTGGCCAGTGCGCGGAACTCTGTGGCAAAGACCACGCCTTCATGCCCATCGTTGTCGAAGTGCTGGCGCAAGCCGACTACGATAAGTGGGTTGAAGACCAAAAGAAGAAGATGGCGGCAAACGCCGACGATCCCAATAAAGAGTGGACGGAAGCCGAACTGGTTGCCCGTGGCGAAAAAGTCTTCGCCGCCAATTGCGTGGCCTGTCACCAGGCCAACGGCAAGGGCATTCCGGGCAGCTTCCCACCGCTTGACGGAGACAAGGTTGTGCTGGGCCCCCAAGCGGCCCAGATCAACACCGTGCTCAAGGGCAAGCCCGGCACCGCCATGGCGGCATTCGGCGGGCAGCTCAATGATGTCGAGATCGCAGCGGTCATCAGCTATACACGCCATGCCTGGAGCAATGCAGGCAAGGGGCAGGACCCGACGGTTCTACCGAAGGACGTTGCGGCTGCGCGCTGA
- a CDS encoding NUDIX hydrolase: MPKQLPDLYADLCARAQEPAPDGAHALYIAGRRCGWATHAACDALRDAPGVICDEAALHIGAHLTPGAALNAVLENTAQLLRQANCLRGWRDELLDVMDGDDALGVIERAAVRPLGLLTHAVHLNAWTPDGRMWVARRALSKSTDPGMWDTLVGGLAGSGEDLELALVRECGEEAGLDAPDLANRTPLRTILRIHRRLPEGYQVEDVLTSTCVLAAGVRPANRDGEVMEIATVDVPTVLRQIAEGEFTLEAALVIVEDIMQRQAAGQI, from the coding sequence ATGCCCAAGCAGTTGCCCGACTTGTATGCCGACCTGTGCGCGCGCGCGCAGGAACCCGCCCCCGACGGCGCGCACGCTTTATATATAGCGGGCCGCCGCTGCGGCTGGGCCACGCATGCCGCCTGCGACGCACTGCGCGATGCGCCCGGCGTCATCTGCGACGAGGCCGCGCTGCACATCGGCGCGCACCTGACACCCGGCGCGGCACTGAACGCCGTGCTGGAAAATACCGCGCAACTGTTGCGTCAAGCCAACTGCCTGCGTGGCTGGCGCGATGAACTGCTGGACGTGATGGACGGCGACGACGCGCTGGGCGTCATCGAGCGCGCGGCCGTCCGCCCGCTTGGCCTGCTGACCCACGCGGTGCATCTGAACGCCTGGACGCCGGACGGACGCATGTGGGTCGCGCGACGCGCGCTCAGCAAGTCGACGGATCCCGGTATGTGGGACACCTTGGTGGGTGGCCTGGCGGGCAGCGGCGAAGACCTTGAACTTGCGCTGGTGCGCGAATGCGGCGAGGAAGCGGGCCTGGACGCGCCCGACCTGGCCAACCGCACGCCCTTGCGCACCATCCTGCGCATTCATCGCCGGCTACCCGAGGGTTATCAGGTGGAAGACGTGCTGACCAGCACCTGCGTGCTGGCGGCGGGCGTGCGGCCCGCCAACCGTGACGGTGAAGTCATGGAGATCGCCACCGTGGACGTGCCGACCGTGCTGCGCCAGATAGCCGAAGGCGAATTCACGCTGGAGGCGGCGCTGGTGATCGTCGAAGACATCATGCAACGCCAGGCCGCCGGCCAGATCTGA